A genomic segment from Luteolibacter ambystomatis encodes:
- a CDS encoding efflux RND transporter periplasmic adaptor subunit, whose protein sequence is MNTSETASAPVVSVRSRVRNIALSTAVVAAVAGGYWVTGSHAESSAPAAPPAPPAPTVTVAAVEERPLVDYRELLGHVDAVESVELRPRVSGHIQEVRLKAGEIVEKGDVLFTIDPRWYRAQFDLATAAVDRAKVRVSIAESESKRSTELREVRAVSAEEAEKRQSTLGEAKADLAAAQATLESARLDLEYTEVRAPIRGRVSRALVTAGNLVSGSPGGATLLASIVSVGEVYVYADADESTVLNFNRLRDEGRIHMENGRVPVDIQLTDETGFPHRGYIESTDNRVDPGTGSLVYRMVVPNQDGKLVPGLSARVRLPVSASQPTLLVSERAIGTDQSQKFVLTVAPDKTVGYRSVKLGPLVEGKRVIRDGLRANETVIINGLQHARPGMTVETTSM, encoded by the coding sequence GTGAATACCTCTGAAACAGCATCGGCCCCGGTGGTATCGGTCCGCTCCCGGGTGCGGAACATCGCCCTTTCGACCGCGGTCGTGGCCGCGGTGGCGGGCGGTTATTGGGTGACTGGCAGCCATGCGGAATCCTCCGCGCCCGCGGCTCCGCCCGCGCCACCGGCCCCTACGGTCACGGTGGCGGCGGTGGAGGAGCGGCCGCTGGTCGACTACCGCGAACTGCTCGGCCACGTGGATGCGGTGGAGTCCGTGGAGCTGCGTCCGCGTGTCTCCGGCCACATCCAGGAAGTGCGCCTGAAGGCGGGCGAGATCGTCGAGAAGGGCGATGTGCTCTTCACCATCGATCCACGCTGGTACCGCGCGCAATTCGATCTCGCCACCGCTGCGGTGGATCGCGCGAAGGTCCGCGTCTCCATTGCCGAGAGCGAATCGAAGCGCTCGACCGAACTCCGCGAGGTGCGCGCCGTTTCCGCCGAGGAGGCGGAGAAGCGCCAGTCCACGCTGGGCGAAGCGAAGGCCGATCTGGCAGCCGCGCAGGCGACCTTGGAAAGCGCCCGCCTCGATCTGGAATACACGGAGGTGCGTGCGCCGATCCGCGGCCGGGTGAGCCGGGCGCTGGTGACCGCGGGCAACCTGGTGTCCGGTTCGCCGGGCGGAGCCACGCTGCTGGCGTCGATCGTCTCGGTGGGTGAGGTTTACGTCTATGCGGATGCGGACGAGTCCACGGTGCTGAACTTCAACCGCCTCCGCGATGAAGGCCGCATCCACATGGAGAACGGCCGTGTGCCGGTGGACATCCAGCTCACCGACGAAACCGGGTTCCCGCACCGCGGCTACATCGAGTCCACCGACAACCGCGTCGATCCAGGTACGGGAAGCCTCGTATATCGCATGGTGGTCCCGAATCAGGATGGCAAGCTGGTGCCCGGCCTCTCCGCTCGCGTGCGCCTGCCCGTCAGTGCCTCGCAGCCTACGCTGCTGGTCAGCGAGCGCGCGATCGGCACCGACCAGAGCCAGAAGTTCGTGCTCACCGTCGCCCCGGACAAGACCGTGGGCTACCGCTCGGTGAAGCTCGGGCCGCTGGTCGAAGGCAAGCGCGTGATCCGCGATGGTCTCCGCGCCAATGAAACCGTGATCATCAACGGCCTGCAGCATGCCCGCCCGGGCATGACGGTCGAGACCACCAGCATGTGA
- a CDS encoding TetR/AcrR family transcriptional regulator, which translates to MGRASDGRQRLLDAALSLIWERSYGVVTIDAICDKAGVKKGSFYYFFESKSELSVAALDENWEKCGKVKWDSIFSASVPPLDRITNYLRMMYDTQAELQKEHGQVLGCPCFSLGTEVSTQNEELRTKTQEILQTQLRYLESAIRDAQGEGAIAPGDAAMKAKCLFALFEGAMGQSRIQNDLTFIQNLSAVVLDFLGAKRA; encoded by the coding sequence ATGGGTCGCGCAAGTGATGGCCGCCAACGTCTGCTCGATGCGGCGTTGAGTTTGATTTGGGAACGAAGCTACGGCGTCGTGACCATCGATGCCATTTGCGACAAGGCCGGGGTGAAGAAGGGGAGTTTCTACTACTTCTTCGAATCGAAGTCCGAGCTCTCGGTCGCCGCTCTCGATGAGAACTGGGAGAAGTGCGGCAAGGTGAAGTGGGATTCCATTTTCTCCGCTTCCGTGCCGCCACTGGATCGCATTACGAACTACCTGCGGATGATGTACGATACCCAGGCGGAACTTCAGAAGGAGCATGGCCAGGTGCTTGGATGTCCTTGTTTTTCATTGGGTACTGAGGTCAGTACTCAGAACGAGGAACTCCGCACCAAGACCCAGGAGATCCTCCAAACCCAGCTCCGTTACCTCGAATCCGCGATCCGTGACGCGCAGGGTGAGGGGGCGATCGCTCCTGGCGATGCGGCGATGAAGGCGAAGTGCCTGTTCGCCTTGTTCGAGGGGGCGATGGGGCAGTCCCGGATCCAGAATGACCTGACCTTCATTCAGAACCTGTCGGCGGTCGTCTTGGATTTCCTCGGTGCGAAGCGCGCCTGA
- a CDS encoding efflux transporter outer membrane subunit, whose product MHKTLAPLVIAPLLLSGCSLIPDYQRPGAPVADRWPNGGGSSKDGIDSRGFFGDPRLRRIIALSLENNRDVRIAALNVEQIRAQYRISRSELFPTVGVGGEATSGRSAGTTTHLYGATVGVTSYELDLFGRVRSLNKSALENYLASDEARRGVQLALASEVATQYLTERALLEQIALSERTLGAVSKTYDLINQRFTAGDASDLDVQSVNTQVQTAKVNLATYRQQLAQTQNALMLLSGNSIPSNLPGGRGLDSGIVHDLSPGLPSSLVTRRPDIREAEHNLIGANADIGAARAAFFPSVTLTANGGTASNSFSRLFKSGSGTWLFSPQINLPIFTGGRNQANLDAAVVRKNIQVATYEKTIQTAFREVADGLAARSGLANRISATEALVAAQEKRFSLADARYQRGVDSYFEVLSAQQDLYAAQQSLIQLRLSREANLVSLYKALGGGW is encoded by the coding sequence ATGCATAAGACACTCGCACCTCTGGTCATCGCCCCGCTGCTGTTGAGCGGTTGCTCGTTGATCCCCGACTACCAGCGCCCGGGCGCTCCCGTCGCGGACCGTTGGCCGAACGGTGGCGGCTCGTCCAAGGATGGCATCGATTCCCGCGGCTTCTTCGGCGACCCGCGCCTGCGCCGCATCATCGCCCTCTCGCTGGAAAACAACCGCGATGTCCGCATCGCCGCGCTCAACGTCGAGCAGATCCGCGCCCAGTACCGCATCTCGCGCTCCGAGCTGTTCCCGACCGTCGGCGTCGGCGGCGAGGCCACCAGCGGCCGCAGCGCCGGCACCACCACTCATCTCTACGGGGCAACGGTCGGCGTGACCTCCTACGAGCTCGACCTCTTCGGCCGTGTCCGCAGCCTGAACAAATCGGCGCTGGAAAACTACCTCGCTTCGGATGAAGCGCGCCGCGGCGTCCAGCTCGCGCTGGCCTCCGAAGTGGCCACGCAGTATCTCACCGAGCGCGCGCTGCTCGAACAGATCGCCTTGTCCGAGCGCACGCTCGGCGCGGTCAGCAAGACCTACGACCTGATCAACCAGCGCTTCACCGCGGGTGATGCCTCGGACCTCGATGTCCAGTCGGTCAACACCCAGGTGCAGACCGCCAAGGTGAACCTCGCGACCTACCGCCAGCAGCTCGCCCAGACGCAGAACGCGCTGATGCTGCTGTCCGGCAACTCGATCCCGTCGAACCTGCCCGGCGGCCGCGGCCTCGACTCCGGCATCGTCCACGACCTGTCGCCCGGCCTGCCTTCGAGCCTGGTCACGCGCCGCCCGGACATCCGCGAGGCGGAGCACAACCTGATCGGCGCGAATGCCGACATCGGTGCGGCGCGGGCGGCGTTCTTCCCGTCGGTCACGCTGACAGCGAATGGCGGCACGGCCAGCAACTCGTTCTCGCGACTGTTCAAGAGCGGCAGCGGCACGTGGTTGTTCTCGCCGCAGATCAACCTGCCGATCTTCACCGGCGGCCGCAACCAGGCGAACCTGGACGCGGCGGTGGTGCGCAAGAACATCCAGGTGGCGACGTACGAGAAGACGATCCAGACGGCATTCCGCGAAGTGGCGGACGGCCTCGCTGCACGCAGCGGGCTGGCGAACCGGATCTCGGCGACGGAGGCACTGGTGGCGGCGCAGGAGAAGCGTTTCTCGCTGGCGGATGCCCGTTACCAGCGCGGGGTGGACAGCTACTTCGAGGTTCTCAGCGCGCAGCAGGACCTGTATGCGGCGCAGCAGAGCCTGATCCAGCTGCGTCTGTCGCGCGAGGCGAACCTTGTGTCGCTCTACAAGGCGCTGGGCGGAGGTTGGTGA
- a CDS encoding efflux RND transporter permease subunit gives MARFFIDRPVFAWVVSLLICLLGVLAITGLPVAQYPNVAPPAISVKAVYSGASSETLTDTVTSVIEQQLNGIDNLLYMSSTADASGVTIITLYFKPGTNADTAQVQVQNKVQLATPSLPQVVQQTGITVAKATRNFMMFFTLSSEDGSLDEIALGNYLAANVLDPIRRVEGVGEVTQFGTQYAMRVWLNPDKLVSYNLTPADISAAIQAQNTQVPIGQIGMLPSVDQQQLNIIMQGRATLRDVQEFNNIALRVNTDGSRVYLRDVARVELAGEDYSSRARVNGRPSSAAAIKLAPSANALNTAEAIRAKLDELSKFFPASVRVDYPLDTSAFVKISVEEVVKTLVEAIVLVFLVMYLFLQNFRATLIPTIVVPVALLGTFGCMAAFGFSINVLTMFGMVLAIGILVDDAIVVVENVERIMSEEGLSPKEATRKAMGQITSALIGITLVLTAVFIPMAFFGGSVGTIYRQFSMSLVASMIFSVFLALSLTPALCATLLKPVEAGHHHEKRGFFGWFNRAFNAFTHSYSGWVRALVKRTVFGMVALIAIIVGVGFLYVKLPSAFLPDEDQGYFLTNVNLPVGAADTRTRDVILQMEDYLGKQEEIESYITVAGFSFNGRGQNSALAFVRLKPWEERKGAQHKVQEVIKRAMMGFGGIKDAIVFPLNPPAIAELGTSTGFDFWLKDEANVGHEKMMAARDQLMAEAVKSHVLAGVRVQGLEDAAVLKVELDQDKAVALGVSLADINTTMQTAFGSFYVNNFVNGPRIQRVIVQLDAKFRMSPEDLKNVHVRNKSGQMVPLGAFLTTNWSFGSPQLQRYNGVPAVNIAGAAAPGRSSGEAMVEMERLAKDLPPGIGYEWSGQSYEERLSGSQAPMLYGLSLLVVFLCLAALYESWSIPFAVIMVVPLGIIGALLAVTMRDFPNDVFFKVGLLTTVGLATKNAILIIEYAVELRAKGMSLVEAIVEAVHLRLRPILMTSMAFILGVMPLAISTGAGSASQNAIGTGVAGGMFAATVLAIFLVPVFYVFVSRLVGGKNADAPREPEGPGEDSSETPEKGETQHA, from the coding sequence ATGGCCCGTTTCTTCATCGACCGCCCCGTGTTCGCCTGGGTGGTCTCACTCCTGATCTGCCTCCTCGGGGTACTCGCGATCACCGGTCTGCCGGTGGCCCAGTATCCGAACGTGGCTCCGCCCGCCATCTCCGTGAAGGCGGTCTATTCCGGTGCTTCCTCGGAAACCCTCACCGACACGGTGACCTCGGTGATCGAGCAGCAGCTCAACGGCATCGACAACCTGCTCTACATGTCGTCCACCGCGGACGCCTCCGGGGTGACGATCATCACGCTCTACTTCAAGCCGGGCACAAACGCGGATACCGCGCAGGTACAGGTGCAGAACAAGGTGCAGCTCGCCACACCGAGCCTGCCGCAGGTGGTGCAGCAGACCGGTATCACCGTGGCGAAGGCGACGCGCAACTTCATGATGTTCTTCACGCTCTCGTCCGAGGACGGCAGCCTGGATGAAATCGCCCTGGGCAACTATCTCGCCGCCAACGTGCTCGACCCGATCCGCCGTGTGGAAGGGGTGGGGGAGGTGACCCAGTTCGGCACGCAGTATGCCATGCGTGTCTGGCTGAACCCGGACAAGCTGGTGAGCTACAACCTCACGCCCGCCGACATTTCCGCGGCCATCCAGGCCCAGAACACGCAGGTGCCCATCGGCCAGATCGGCATGCTGCCATCGGTCGACCAGCAGCAGCTCAACATCATCATGCAGGGCCGCGCCACGCTGCGCGACGTGCAGGAGTTCAACAACATCGCCCTGCGTGTGAACACCGACGGCTCGCGCGTTTATCTGCGCGATGTCGCCCGTGTTGAACTCGCCGGTGAAGACTATTCCAGCCGCGCCCGTGTGAACGGCCGCCCTTCGTCCGCCGCTGCGATCAAGCTTGCTCCGTCCGCGAACGCGCTGAATACCGCCGAGGCGATCCGCGCGAAGCTCGATGAACTCTCGAAGTTTTTCCCCGCCAGTGTGCGCGTGGATTACCCGCTGGATACCTCCGCCTTCGTGAAGATCTCCGTGGAGGAAGTGGTGAAGACCCTCGTGGAAGCCATCGTACTGGTGTTCCTCGTGATGTATCTGTTCCTGCAGAACTTCCGCGCCACCCTGATCCCGACGATCGTGGTGCCGGTGGCCTTGTTGGGAACCTTCGGTTGCATGGCGGCCTTCGGCTTCTCGATCAACGTGCTCACCATGTTCGGCATGGTGCTGGCGATCGGCATCCTCGTGGACGATGCCATCGTGGTGGTGGAGAACGTGGAGCGCATCATGTCCGAGGAGGGCCTGTCGCCGAAGGAGGCGACACGAAAGGCCATGGGACAGATCACGAGCGCGCTCATCGGCATCACCCTTGTGCTGACCGCGGTGTTCATCCCGATGGCCTTCTTCGGCGGATCGGTGGGCACCATCTACCGCCAGTTCTCGATGTCGCTGGTGGCCTCGATGATTTTCTCGGTGTTCCTGGCCCTGTCGCTCACTCCGGCCCTTTGCGCCACCCTGCTCAAGCCGGTGGAGGCTGGACATCATCACGAGAAGCGCGGCTTCTTCGGCTGGTTCAACCGCGCGTTCAATGCCTTCACCCACAGCTACTCGGGCTGGGTGCGGGCGCTTGTGAAGCGCACCGTCTTCGGCATGGTGGCATTGATCGCCATCATCGTCGGCGTGGGATTCCTCTACGTGAAGCTGCCGTCCGCGTTCCTTCCGGACGAGGACCAGGGCTACTTCCTTACCAACGTGAACCTGCCCGTGGGCGCGGCGGATACCCGCACCCGTGACGTGATCCTCCAGATGGAGGACTACCTCGGCAAGCAGGAGGAAATCGAAAGCTACATCACGGTGGCGGGCTTCAGCTTCAACGGCCGCGGCCAGAACTCCGCGCTCGCCTTCGTCCGTCTCAAGCCTTGGGAAGAGCGCAAGGGCGCGCAGCACAAGGTGCAGGAGGTGATCAAGCGCGCGATGATGGGCTTCGGCGGCATCAAGGACGCGATCGTGTTCCCGCTCAATCCTCCAGCCATCGCCGAGCTCGGCACCTCGACCGGCTTTGACTTCTGGTTGAAGGACGAAGCCAATGTGGGTCATGAGAAGATGATGGCCGCCCGCGACCAACTCATGGCCGAAGCCGTGAAGAGTCATGTGCTCGCCGGTGTGCGTGTGCAGGGTCTCGAAGACGCCGCCGTGCTCAAGGTGGAGCTCGACCAGGACAAGGCCGTCGCGCTCGGCGTCTCTCTGGCGGACATCAATACGACGATGCAGACGGCGTTCGGTTCCTTCTACGTGAACAACTTCGTGAACGGCCCGCGCATCCAGCGCGTGATCGTGCAGCTTGATGCGAAGTTCCGCATGAGCCCGGAGGATTTGAAGAACGTTCACGTGCGCAACAAGAGCGGGCAAATGGTGCCGCTCGGCGCCTTCCTCACCACCAACTGGAGCTTCGGTTCGCCCCAGCTCCAGCGTTACAACGGGGTGCCGGCGGTGAACATCGCGGGTGCCGCGGCGCCGGGCCGCAGCTCCGGTGAAGCGATGGTCGAGATGGAACGCCTCGCCAAGGATCTGCCTCCGGGTATCGGCTATGAATGGAGCGGCCAGTCTTATGAGGAACGTCTTTCCGGCTCGCAGGCACCGATGCTCTATGGCCTTTCGCTGCTTGTGGTGTTCCTCTGCCTCGCGGCGCTTTACGAGAGCTGGTCGATCCCGTTCGCGGTGATCATGGTGGTGCCGCTGGGTATCATCGGTGCTCTGCTCGCGGTGACCATGCGTGACTTCCCGAACGATGTGTTCTTCAAGGTGGGCCTGCTCACCACGGTGGGTCTGGCGACGAAGAACGCCATCCTCATCATCGAATACGCGGTGGAACTGAGGGCGAAGGGCATGAGCTTGGTCGAGGCCATCGTGGAGGCTGTGCATCTGCGGCTCCGCCCCATCCTGATGACCTCCATGGCCTTCATCCTCGGCGTGATGCCGCTCGCGATCAGCACCGGCGCCGGTTCGGCGAGCCAGAATGCGATCGGCACCGGCGTGGCCGGGGGCATGTTCGCCGCCACCGTGCTCGCGATTTTCCTCGTGCCCGTTTTCTATGTGTTCGTCAGCCGGTTGGTGGGCGGCAAGAATGCCGACGCCCCGCGCGAACCTGAAGGCCCCGGCGAAGACTCTTCTGAAACTCCCGAGAAAGGAGAAACACAACATGCATAA
- a CDS encoding efflux RND transporter periplasmic adaptor subunit produces the protein MRSSFYALFPLIAAGLTGCEKKAAPPMQMPPAAVSFVPVSSEKVELTRDLPGRVDAVRVAEVRARVAGILLKRTFEEGANVKAGQELFRIDPAPLEAAKASAEASLAKAAANLKQAQTTANRYSELVNVKAISRQDYDLAQAAVQTAQAEVQTAEAAIKTAGLNLGYATVTAPIDGRIGKALVTEGALVGQTDATKMAVIQQLDPIYVDFTQSSTDLLAFRRALKEGKLDKDGASVVKLLLEDGTEYPQPGKLLFSEVSVDETTGMVSLRAQFPNPEHTLLPGMFARVRVTQALKDNSITVPQQAVTRGQGGTGSVLVIDDSNHVQLRMIRTDAAVGNKWVVTEGLKAGERVVMEGHLKARPGAEVKPEPFVSKTASSNNGKTAPDKG, from the coding sequence ATGAGATCCTCCTTTTACGCGCTGTTTCCCTTGATCGCCGCCGGACTCACCGGTTGCGAGAAAAAGGCGGCCCCGCCGATGCAGATGCCTCCGGCCGCCGTCTCGTTCGTTCCGGTTTCATCGGAGAAGGTGGAGCTCACCCGGGATCTTCCCGGCCGGGTGGACGCCGTGCGTGTCGCCGAGGTCCGTGCCCGCGTCGCTGGCATCCTGCTCAAGCGCACCTTCGAGGAAGGCGCGAACGTGAAGGCCGGCCAGGAACTTTTCCGCATCGATCCCGCTCCATTGGAAGCTGCCAAGGCCAGCGCCGAGGCCTCGCTTGCGAAGGCCGCCGCCAACCTCAAGCAAGCCCAGACCACCGCGAACCGTTACTCCGAACTGGTCAATGTGAAGGCCATCAGCCGCCAGGACTACGACCTCGCCCAAGCCGCCGTGCAAACGGCTCAGGCGGAGGTCCAGACGGCGGAGGCCGCGATCAAGACCGCCGGACTCAATCTCGGCTACGCCACCGTGACCGCGCCGATTGACGGCCGCATCGGCAAGGCGCTCGTCACCGAGGGTGCGTTGGTCGGTCAGACCGATGCCACCAAGATGGCGGTGATCCAGCAGCTCGATCCGATCTATGTGGACTTCACCCAATCCAGCACCGACCTGCTCGCGTTCCGCCGCGCGTTGAAGGAAGGCAAGCTCGACAAGGACGGAGCTTCGGTCGTGAAGCTGCTGCTTGAAGACGGTACGGAATACCCGCAGCCCGGCAAGTTGCTGTTCTCGGAAGTGTCCGTGGATGAAACCACCGGCATGGTCAGCCTCCGCGCCCAGTTCCCGAATCCGGAGCACACGCTGCTGCCGGGCATGTTCGCCCGCGTCCGCGTGACCCAGGCGCTGAAGGACAACTCCATCACCGTGCCACAGCAGGCGGTGACCCGCGGCCAGGGCGGTACCGGCAGCGTGCTGGTCATTGATGATTCCAACCACGTCCAACTCCGCATGATCCGCACCGATGCCGCCGTGGGCAACAAGTGGGTGGTCACGGAAGGCCTCAAGGCGGGTGAACGCGTGGTCATGGAAGGCCACCTCAAGGCCCGTCCCGGCGCCGAGGTGAAGCCCGAGCCGTTCGTTTCCAAGACCGCCTCGAGCAACAACGGCAAGACGGCCCCGGACAAGGGCTGA
- a CDS encoding LysR family transcriptional regulator, whose protein sequence is MELRHLRYFVTVAEELNFRRAAERLNVTRPALSKQIKDLEEELGVTLLDRNTVRVTLTDAGNTYLVDARAILAHVDRAKVLAREVQAGRRGHLLIASVGPIAAGFMPEALKSFGDEFPDVDVGFVEMMPPDQLDALTKGQIHIGFAYGKKAALPRGFKSLRILQTKFAVALYHGHALAERKSLTLGDITRETLLCLGRESESKHCKDVRTFFNAEGVTHGPTRYIQGFDSLLTMIAADHGVALLPRILDLNRIHGIVLRPLIATKADLDFSMWAVWKDDVASPLVHEFIRRLKDRLPVPFKSPAAGMEGAA, encoded by the coding sequence ATGGAACTGAGGCACCTGCGTTATTTCGTCACCGTGGCGGAGGAACTGAACTTCCGGCGTGCAGCGGAGCGCTTGAACGTGACGCGTCCCGCCTTGAGCAAGCAGATCAAGGACCTCGAGGAGGAACTTGGCGTGACTTTGCTGGATCGCAACACGGTCCGCGTGACATTAACCGATGCGGGAAATACGTATCTCGTGGATGCGCGGGCGATTCTCGCCCATGTGGATCGCGCCAAGGTCCTCGCCCGCGAGGTGCAGGCGGGCCGCCGTGGTCATTTGTTGATCGCCAGCGTGGGCCCGATCGCCGCCGGCTTCATGCCGGAGGCGCTGAAATCCTTCGGTGATGAATTCCCGGACGTGGATGTGGGTTTCGTGGAAATGATGCCGCCCGACCAGTTGGACGCGCTCACCAAGGGACAGATCCACATCGGTTTCGCCTATGGCAAAAAGGCTGCCCTGCCCCGCGGCTTCAAGAGCCTGCGCATCCTTCAGACGAAGTTCGCCGTGGCGCTCTACCACGGCCATGCGCTGGCGGAGAGGAAGAGTCTCACGCTCGGTGACATCACCCGCGAAACCCTGCTGTGCCTGGGCCGCGAATCGGAGTCCAAGCACTGCAAGGACGTGCGGACCTTTTTCAACGCCGAGGGTGTGACCCACGGCCCGACGCGCTACATCCAGGGCTTTGACTCGCTGCTCACGATGATCGCCGCGGATCACGGCGTGGCCCTCCTGCCGCGCATCCTCGATCTGAACCGGATTCACGGCATCGTGCTGCGGCCGCTCATCGCCACCAAGGCGGACCTCGATTTCAGCATGTGGGCCGTGTGGAAGGACGACGTGGCCTCGCCGCTCGTCCATGAATTCATCCGCCGCCTGAAGGACCGCCTGCCGGTGCCCTTCAAGTCCCCCGCCGCCGGGATGGAAGGCGCGGCGTGA